In Carassius carassius chromosome 7, fCarCar2.1, whole genome shotgun sequence, one genomic interval encodes:
- the LOC132143268 gene encoding protein PERCC1: MAASVIRTLSNLGLAKPFPPCFFPAEDEEETEEEYEEELREDSLEEDEDAVASESQEEQPWSVDSFPNNAEMTNQLLQFAELISSDVQRYFGRSQDPDACDIYAERPCPKVGGRQRYYADFIKVASSGHAEEPELLGPLAELFQDTQRKGRSLPMNQRRLPISFWTEPFAHQLDVLGDANTQENSLSIINTSEGSSNINTSSSMFSNTSVCTMTSSSISGTLSSSSTPDFSDLLAHWAMDRENPSEFNCDYPLS, from the coding sequence ATGGCAGCAAGTGTTATCAGGACGCTGAGTAATCTGGGTTTGGCAAAACCCTTCCCTCCCTGCTTCTTTCCggctgaggatgaggaggagactGAAGAAGAATATGAAGAGGAGCTGAGAGAGGACAGTTTGGAGGAGGACGAGGATGCAGTAGCCAGTGAGTCTCAAGAGGAACAGCCATGGAGTGTTGATTCGTTCCCCAATAATGCTGAGATGACCAATCAGCTCCTACAGTTTGCTGAACTCATCAGCAGTGATGTCCAGCGCTACTTCGGCCGAAGCCAAGACCCTGATGCTTGTGACATCTATGCAGAGAGACCGTGTCCAAAAGTTGGGGGCCGTCAGCGGTACTACGCTGACTTCATCAAAGTAGCATCATCAGGGCATGCAGAGGAGCCTGAGTTGCTCGGGCCCCTAGCAGAGCTCTTTCAAGATACTCAAAGGAAAGGACGGAGTTTACCCATGAACCAACGGCGCCTGCCAATCAGCTTCTGGACAGAGCCTTTTGCACATCAGCTTGACGTGTTGGGTGATGCAAACACACAAGAGAACTCGCTCAGTATAATTAACACATCAGAGGGCTCCAGTAACATCAACACGTCTTCGAGTATGTTCAGTAACACAAGCGTTTGCACCATGACCAGCTCCAGTATCTCAGGGACTCTCAGTAGCTCAAGCACACCAGACTTCAGTGATTTACTTGCTCACTGGGCCATGGACAGAGAAAATCCCAGTGAATTCAACTGTGACTATCCACTTTCATAA